The following coding sequences lie in one Arachis ipaensis cultivar K30076 chromosome B05, Araip1.1, whole genome shotgun sequence genomic window:
- the LOC107641944 gene encoding uncharacterized protein LOC107641944 isoform X1, with amino-acid sequence MAKIHIAIILLGLCLVCNSAGFDSDINEMSIFLEKLFVRAIQELWQWWSRLLRVVVDTEEKEAVVMVLAIAVVVGTMAEAVVEAVTTVDILGFCKGLPNKLSLKNIEKVTRRAQEQFQMVLEEKSRLSLFVFIFIFLLFMFYFLSLIFLLL; translated from the exons ATGGCTAAAATCCACATCGCCATCATCTTATTGGGGCTCTGCCTAGTATGCAATTCGGCAGGTTTTGATTCAGACATAAATGAAATGAGCATTTTCTTG GAAAAGCTTTTTGTGAGAGCCATTCAAGAGCTATGGCAGTGGTGGTCGCGGTTATTGCGCGTGGTGGTGGATACAGAGGAGAAGGAGGCGGTGGTGATGGTGCTTGCTATAGCTGTGGTGGTAGGTACAATGGCGGAGGCGGTGGTGGAAGCTGTAACAACTGTGGATATTCTGGGCTTTTGCAAGGGACTGCCCAACAAGCTCTCGCTGAAAAAT ATTGAGAAAGTGACTCGTAGAGCACAGGAGCAATTTCAGATGGTTTTAGAGGAGAAAAGCAGGTTATCTCTCtttgtttttatctttattttcttattatttatgttttattttctgtCTTTAATCTTTTTGTTACTTTGA
- the LOC107641944 gene encoding uncharacterized protein LOC107641944 isoform X2: protein MQFGSFYLHQSWMEKHFCIHLFPEWPSVSSWLEKLFVRAIQELWQWWSRLLRVVVDTEEKEAVVMVLAIAVVVGTMAEAVVEAVTTVDILGFCKGLPNKLSLKNIEKVTRRAQEQFQMVLEEKSRLSLFVFIFIFLLFMFYFLSLIFLLL, encoded by the exons ATGCAATTCGGCAG CTTCTATTTACACCAATCCTGGATGGAAAAGCACTTTTGTATTCATTTGTTTCCTGAATGGCCTAGTGTTTCTTCTTGGCTG GAAAAGCTTTTTGTGAGAGCCATTCAAGAGCTATGGCAGTGGTGGTCGCGGTTATTGCGCGTGGTGGTGGATACAGAGGAGAAGGAGGCGGTGGTGATGGTGCTTGCTATAGCTGTGGTGGTAGGTACAATGGCGGAGGCGGTGGTGGAAGCTGTAACAACTGTGGATATTCTGGGCTTTTGCAAGGGACTGCCCAACAAGCTCTCGCTGAAAAAT ATTGAGAAAGTGACTCGTAGAGCACAGGAGCAATTTCAGATGGTTTTAGAGGAGAAAAGCAGGTTATCTCTCtttgtttttatctttattttcttattatttatgttttattttctgtCTTTAATCTTTTTGTTACTTTGA
- the LOC110272213 gene encoding uncharacterized protein LOC110272213 isoform X1 — MICIVFLLSIICSYPVCASGFLKIKVPHPSYPSTCISIQVPNLCIHFSPERFCRIMELLSILRKTMETCNQPTPDSLHSKLAPWSRDLVVDGRILVWKGIGNSVATWQTCFLVLSGLYLYVFETAESQSYQRYLRAWIIGSGNGEDRIAPLFVLSSSFKK; from the exons ATGATCTGCATCGTATTTTTGTTGAGCATAATTTGTTCTTATCCTGTTTGTGCCTCTGGTTTTCTGAAGATTAAAGTGCCTCATCCAAGTTACCCATCGACATGTATATCCATTCAAGTGCCAAATCTTTGCATTCACTTTTCACCAGAGAGATTTTGTAGAATCATGGAACTGCTGAGCATATTGCGCAAGACTATGGAAACATGTAATCAGCCTACACCTGATAGTTTACACTCTAAACTTGCTCCTTGGAGTCGTGATCTAGTTGTTGATGGTAGAATCCTAGTTTGGAAG GGAATTGGGAATTCAGTTGCTACGTGGCAAACATGTTTTCTGGTGCTTTCGGGGTTATATCTTTATGTATTTGAAACTGCAGAGTCTCAGAGTTACCAGCGATACCTAAG GGCATGGATTATAGGAAGTGGTAATGGTGAAGATAGAATTGCTCCACTGTTTGTGTTAAGCTCctctttcaaaaaataa
- the LOC110272055 gene encoding phosphoglucan phosphatase DSP4, chloroplastic-like, translated as MELREAVVAVVTIDASPCHLWVVNSSASAAMPLFAPPDVAAFESCPITRICCKKLSESGIDEKKHKPSTSNTTASKSKDRMEDYNFAMKRMMRNPYEYHHDLGMNYTLIIDNLIVGSQPQKPEDIDHLKKEEGVTYILNCSKIMM; from the exons ATGGAGCTACGCGAAGCCGTCGTCGCCGTTGTCACCATCGATGCTTCTCCTTGTCATTTGTGGGTTGTCAACTCTTCTGCTTCTGCTGCCATGCCGTTGTTTGCCCCTCCGGACGTTGCTGCTTTTGAATCGTGTCCTATTACTCGAATATGCTGCAAGAAGCTATCAGAAAGTGGCATTGATGAGAAGAAGCACAAACCCTCCACCAGCAATACCACTGCCTCTAAATCCAAGGATAGAATGGAAGATTACAATTTTGCTATGAAGAGGATGATGAGGAATCCTTATGAGTATCACCACGATCTGG GTATGAATTACACACTTATAATTGACAATCTCATTGTGGGATCCCAACCACAGAAACCTGAAGACATCGATCACCTCAAGAAGGAAGAGGGTGTGACATACATTCTGAATTGCAGCAAGATAATGATGTAG
- the LOC110272213 gene encoding uncharacterized protein LOC110272213 isoform X2, whose amino-acid sequence MAVLINQIKVPHPSYPSTCISIQVPNLCIHFSPERFCRIMELLSILRKTMETCNQPTPDSLHSKLAPWSRDLVVDGRILVWKGIGNSVATWQTCFLVLSGLYLYVFETAESQSYQRYLRAWIIGSGNGEDRIAPLFVLSSSFKK is encoded by the exons ATGGCAGTACTTATTAATCAG ATTAAAGTGCCTCATCCAAGTTACCCATCGACATGTATATCCATTCAAGTGCCAAATCTTTGCATTCACTTTTCACCAGAGAGATTTTGTAGAATCATGGAACTGCTGAGCATATTGCGCAAGACTATGGAAACATGTAATCAGCCTACACCTGATAGTTTACACTCTAAACTTGCTCCTTGGAGTCGTGATCTAGTTGTTGATGGTAGAATCCTAGTTTGGAAG GGAATTGGGAATTCAGTTGCTACGTGGCAAACATGTTTTCTGGTGCTTTCGGGGTTATATCTTTATGTATTTGAAACTGCAGAGTCTCAGAGTTACCAGCGATACCTAAG GGCATGGATTATAGGAAGTGGTAATGGTGAAGATAGAATTGCTCCACTGTTTGTGTTAAGCTCctctttcaaaaaataa